The Phragmites australis chromosome 13, lpPhrAust1.1, whole genome shotgun sequence DNA window tcttcgtcacgaccaacattacttttcttcttcttcgtgttggcggaagcaacttcgtcctcacaatcatcattcctcttgtaccgactcgcattgcacactggacatctatccaaggcttcgtactctttacggtagaggatacagtggttcggacacgcatgtattttttgcacatctaatgacaacgggcagataagcttcttcgccagataagtggtggtgggcaaggagttaggcttcggaagcatgtttgccaagagactcaacagatccgagaaactcttgtcggaccatccattgctagccttcaaccttagaagttcaagcaccgaatgcaacaccgtaaactccttatcacagcccttcgattcctcgtacaaaagttccttcgatgccttttttaatgcctcgaaatcatctaaacctctcgtgtcccttaaaacatgcggttctgcgtggcgcagcatttccttcagatcaaagtcagcatcatcatccagatcaaaatcggcttcatcatccatcataaaatcAGTGTCtccttcgactgctccctcatcatcaccatctacttgatcagcagcgatgtcctggttttgtttgcttgtacgttgttcgccgtgattggatcaacatttgtaattctcaacaaaacctctcaagatcaagtgcgatttgattatacttgatttgtcccacaatttctggttcttgaagtcagaacatggacagtacatttcctttgtcttcttagttaaagcgtccttctctgcggcttcaataaaaacagagagtcctttgatgtatatttcaccatatcttggcgcatcatacatccatgctctgtccatctttaacttcaatcacaaaattagatacattaattaattaaataaataatttgaaatttagaattaaaaagattattatgattataatatgtctatgcaattgaatctacattaaagtaaatttatgactcaaaataatgtgaattcattactctctctccctccctctccctctcccctagatctagatctagagaaaatatccctattcatgatgaaacctcctaaggctaaacatcacattctagctacatttttaaaatataatactagaatcatgtgaatctacacaattaaatcaatattgcaacaaatttgagctaatttgatgatcaaaatagcaagaaccatgagcatctctagatcacattgaaactctaatttagccttaaatctaaatttaaacttcaaaaaaatacaagctagggatgagatatacataccttatttggctcctccaaggaaatcaaaaacaaaacctccccccctattttccaaatcgtcCGCCATagtaaatgcttactgtttcgaatagtaagtctgtctgaatggagctggccaagaagaagtagtatttatggagtattttcacaggcggtcgacttaataaaccgcctgtggaaactaaGGCGGTTTcttacgtggaccgcctgtggaaatggatccatagaaattacttttcacaggcggtcctcggccgcacggggccgcagccactttctcaagcGGTTTTTCCtacgaaccgtctgtacaaatcaattctaggtgtctcggaaaataggttttgtagtagtgtcaaGTGAATCAAGAAAATTTGGCATAAATAATTCAATTAACTAGGTAACAATGACTGAACTTGACAATTTAAACCTGCCTTAAATCTACCCTACAAATTCAGACTGATATGACAAATTCACAGAAAGACAATGAAAACTTTTAATTTCCGCCTGGAATTAGGGATGTATAGAAATAAGCAGAGCAAAACCCAATGTTACTGTGACGAGTTTCTGTGAAATCTTCAGAACTCAAGCGCATGCACTGCACTACAGACTGGGACAGCATCAATATGATATGCTTGCAGTCCTGCAGGCTAGTTCatgtgaaaaacttttcaacatTTAATTTGCCGTTTACCGATCACGAGAACACATGGTGCATGTTCTTTCAGAAATCTACATGAAACTGATAATGTAGTATATTTGTTGCAGTAAAAGAAAATCTGGAGCTTGTGCGATCCATCTAGTATTGTGCAGATTGCAAGATGAACTTTTGTCAAACAGCTAGGGCTAGCTATAAGCATAGTTTATGTCATCTACAGATAGTGTTAAAGTGAACCATTCCAATGAGTTATCGGCAAGGTTTTCTATCGTTGTTTTTAATACTTGCATGTACATAGAAATCATGTTGTTCAACAATCATCACTAAACCACATCTTTAAAGGTCACAAGTGACAGGCAAACAAGTATCCAACGTGGGAAGCACATCTCCAAATAAACATACTTCTAGAGATATGCACAGAAAGAGATGTGTAGGAATGCAATTTGATCGTACTGAAATTTAATTTGTGGTCTGGGAAAAGTTTTCATTTGCAAGCGGCCATACAAGCATGagcatgtacatatatatgtccAGAACATGAAACTGCAGAACTTTGATACCTAGTCACAACAGCAGAACACCCTATCAGTGGTGGTTGAAAATTGCGAAACAAAACAcacatcacaaacaagatcaTGCCCATGATCATATTTCCCCCTGATTCCATGATTTTACACCACAACACCAACATAATTCAATTCACTACTGTTCTTACACACAAGATTAATTTGCTCCTATCCAAACAATTGCAATACTTCCAAGCAGGAcacaaaaacagagagaaagaacaaTCAGAGAGCTTTTTCACTCATCACTCACTCTGCAGGAATCATACTTCATGCACACACAAGAAAAATCAGAGAGCTCTTTCACTCACGGCCTTGCGCTTCTCCTTCATGCACTTGTCACTCGCTCTGCAGGAATCATCGCACGGATCTTGACTGATCAGAGATGAGAAATCACCACATGAGAGGGAAACCGAGAGATTCAAGGGAGAAGAGAAACAACGGTGCATTTACCTGGTGTGGAGCTCACTGTGGCTCTCACCATGGCTCGAAGAGGGGGGTGGCCAGGTCGAGCATGACGATGGGGATGGCGAGGTCAGTGGCCACCTTGCAAGCGTAGTTGAGCTCTCAATCGCCATCGAtgatggggatggggatgacCTCGATCTTGTGGTGGTCGTCAAGGTCCTTCGGCTGTGAGACACGTCGTCTGCAAGCTGGCAGCGATGAGCTCGCGATCCGCATGCGGGGGAAGCTTTGGTACAAGCACTGGTGGTCTGGAGGAGGAGCACGGCGCGAATCCAGCTGCCTTCTCCACGAATCTGCCACCTTCTCCGTGAATCTGTGCGTTCTCAACGAATCCAGTGCCTTCTCTGTTGGAGGACAGGGACCAAAGGCAGCAGTAGCATGTCGGAGGCTAGCAGCCGCGACAACAGAGAgcgaaggagcagagagagagagcaccgGAGGCGAGGAGATAAGGGAGTGGGAGAGCCGACGCAAAGAGataaggaagagagagaaagagatccAGATGGGAGAGAGATCGAGCCAAAATCTGATTTGATTACAAATTCGGGTCCGGACaggcatcagtgccggttgtagagagaactggcactgaaaaggcaatatcagtgccggttcgtaccAGCATTTTTCACGCGCGGGAGACTAAAAAGTGGCACTGATATATTTTCAATCGCGGTTCTtgttgaaccaacactgatagggCGTTACTTTTGTCAGGTTCAGTAGTAGTGAGTAAAGATTTCATATGATGGACATCCAAATATATATGTCTAGAAACATGTAACTATAGAACCTTGATAATTTGCCTAGTTATTGCTTATTGCCATCACCTTGCACAGGCACTAGTACCCTAAGAACTACTTGCTCGTTAGGTTGCGAAATGTAGATACAGATATATTCCATCAGCCCATTAGCTGTCATTTCTGCAATCTGCCGAGCCAGACAGTTCTTGCCCAACTTCCAATTGTCGATATTACACGATGTACATACTGGTATTTACACTCCACAACGCCATGTAATCCGATCTTGCATATGCACAAGTAGATACTGTTAATCCCCTATAAATATCACAACTCATCACATAGAATTTATAACCGAGAGTAAAAGGACCAGGAAACATACTTCAGATTTGGTCCGCAACACTTCctccaataataataatatatcgTTAGCTATTCTTGATCCACATTAGCCTATTCTATATAAGCTCATTTAATATTAATTCTTCTTGCAGGAACAAAATAGCAACAACatctgaagaatgaaggtcgCAATCCCTGTCGTTCTCTGCATCCTTTTGATGATCGCCTCTTCTCCTGCCCTGCCTGGGAATGGCCAGCAATTACGTGCAGCAGCCAGGTGAAACGTTGGCGACATTGGCGATTAATGTCAACGGATGGCCCTCTTCTGGCTATGGTGACCATGTCTGCCCGAGAAGCATGTTTCCGAGCTGTGCTAAGAGCCAGCGGTTGGAGCAGACTGCCGCAAACAATAATGGCTGAATGAAAACACGTCTGAGTAATCTAGAAGTGGATTAAATAAGCACCCATATTTCCACCTTTGCATGTCTCCTAGAAATAAGTGAAGAATTGTATATACAGATAGGTAGTAGTTTCTGCAGCGCCAAAGATTATTTCAGTTCCCTCACGTGAATGATATCAATGTATCTACATTGATTGGTGTATGTGTCTATTTTAGCAGATGATTATGGTCAATGGGAAGGTTCACAAGGGAGAGTAGAACCCGGCGTAGATTCAGTTGTCAACCACACCCCGCTGGGGAAAATTCTACCGGGCAGAAACGATCCACACTTGTACTTGGGAGCAGAAGGGAATGTCGGAGCGTGTGGTTGACAACGAGGTCGCCCATGTTGCGGCCAAGGTCGCCGGAGATGCCAATAGCGTGGACGGCAGGGGCGAGCTCGAGGAGTGGCTAGACCAAGATGCAGGAATAGGAGGAGACCACGGTGCTCATGGTAGATGAAGACGCCGAGAAAGTTGCGTGCAGCGGCTGCGACATTGTGGTAGTCGATGCCGAGAATGCAGGATTTTGGTGATGGGAGCGATCGGAAGGGGAAGCGACAACGCCGCGCGTGGGGCAATTCGAGGCCACCAGACACGATGCTTCTTTATCCCGTTGAGTGGGTTGGAATGGACGTGGTTTCTGAACGGAGGAATCAGCCTACGCCTCCTGCCCGCGGCCACATGGCTTACCCTCAATCCTTCTTCCTGTTTCTTTCCCTCCCCCAACCTGTTGGGTTTTGGCGACTCCCAGATCACGTGCACGATCAGCTCACTCTTCCGACCACGCGATCGACCAGTCGTATGAGCGAGTAGTACTTGCTCGACTAGCAAGTCCGACCACACGAGCGACTAGCAAGACGTGCTGTGCTCGACCACCCCAGCGACTAATCACCCTGCTTGACTAGGTGAGCATCCGATCACATAAACAACCCGGCAAGAAACAAGATGGATGATCCATCAACCGGAACTCGACGAGAGAACACAAGAATATATAAATTTCTGAGGCCGCAACAGTTTAGCCTTTTCTTTAATTCTATTTCTTTCGAAGTCTAGATCCGAGATCCTAGCTCACTGAGTACTTAACCGAGTACTTCGAGCTTTCCTCGACCCGATCGTAGATGCGAGCTCTCCGAATAActaaccaagtactttgagctttcCATGATTCGACGCCCTAAGGAGATCCAAGCTCTCCGAGTAActaaccaagtactttgagcttttctCCCCGATGCCTCTAAACTCCTATTACATGCCTTTGCTTATATAAGCCCTGAGTACATGACCGGCCAGACATATAAGCCATCATCTCTGACTTGTATACGATCTGAACTCCGTGCACCTGCTCGTGTACTTTGCCATACAAGCATACAGACTCTTACTCCAATTCTACGACCTggacacatgcaagcatatgaCTCAGACTTGATCGGCCACTGTGTATTTCGCGGACTCGTAGACCTTCTATACGAGTACGTATATGGCAACTGACCAACCAAAACTATCCTGACTTTCTACGTGCATGTATCTGACTTACCTATACTAAATACTTAACTTATCTAAAGacaccaaaacaagattaattccAACAAACAcccccttaatcttgttttcttcacGTTAGAGCAGCGTCGGGTAGTCATTCTCCTCTGTAGCCATGAACAATGCCTTCTCCTGTTTCTTCGACTCGTCGCATTCCCACTGGTAGTGCCTTTGCACTTGTAGAACCTCACTTTAGTCTTATCGAATTTCCGATTCTTGCTGCCTTGTCCGCCACTGTTGGAGGAGCCTTCACCACcattcttcaccaccaccttcaAGACCatccaccaatggtttgaggtacacatagATAACATTGCCAGGTTGCCTAGGATCTTGGATAAAAATTGACATTGTACTTTCTCTTCTGATATAGCCAAAGAGGAAGATTGTATATGCACATATCTACTGGTCAGGTGCTATGTCTGCTTCTCATATTATCAAATGGATTCATTATATCTGTGCTAAAAGCAAAACTAATGTTCCTCAGTTCTGCTACAAACTCTTCGAATTTCATATAGATGTTTCGCCACAGCACAAATCAGCAGGGTGCCACATGCTTGAAATATTCTTATGGCCACTACAAGGAAATCAGGCTTTTGCCACAAGGGAAAATCATTGCATTAAGATCAATATCATTGCAATAAACATCTATCGCAACGATTTGAAAATTGTTGCCAACCATTgcaaatagtgccatgttgCAAAGTTACTGTcacattttttgttttgttgcaatACATATTCTTATTGCAACTAAACTAATCTTGCATTTGCCCACATCTACAATGGCTATTATCATGGcaatataattattattacCATGAAATTTGTGTGTGGCAATTAGTTCTATCGCAACAAAATATGTTTCGTGGCAATTAGTTCTATGGCAACGAAATATGTTTCATGGCAATTAGTTCTATCACAACGAACTATATATGTTTCATGGCCATAGGTCTTATCGCGTGAAATATGTTCATGGCAATTAGTTTTTTCGCAACAAAGATATGTTGGTGGCAATATGTATTGCAATATTATTTGGCATTACCATAAACCGTTATTGCAACAAAATTAGTTGAACTGGTACTATAGTGATTATATTATTCACTCCAATAGCACGAACATGAATACTAATTACACCCATTACATCATaggaataaataataaatataaattatatagaaaaccaATAATAATTCATCATAAACTCCAAGTATGTGCCAATATCCAACAAAGTACGAAACACGACATGTGTTACATTAGAAACTCCGCAAAGGAAACAATAAAGTTCTCAAGACTCTCATAATAGCATTAACACTATTCTTGGGGACATGGGGATTGCTTGTTCTCTACTCTTGAGTTGCTTGACTTGTCCATGCATTATATAGCACCGAGTGCTCCATTGAAATCATTCCGtcctataaaaaaattaaaatttgatagATTTGTAATAATGTGAAGAGTCAATACGTATGATTCCTCCACATTTGTACAAAATCATCAGCAAAGCATACGTAGAGATCATGCCTCGgatatactagtatatatacataaaccCTACTGGTTCTTGTTAGTCAAATTTCGAAAGGAGGAAAAATGCTTGCAGATTGCGAGATCTACGAGACTCAGATGTGAATACTCCTCTTGGCCAACTGGTGTTTGATCCACTTCTTTTTCCATGTCTTCTTTCAACCTTTTTTTTCGTTGTATATTTTGAGCATAAGTAGAGGATGTCACTTCTGAGAACAGCTACATAGAAGAAACACAATGCAAACCAATATAGAATGTCACTTGATCAATAGTGTATGAGATGCCAGATTAAAAATGTCAAGCAATGCAGCAAAATAGAAAACCCCGCTGATGGTGAAAGCAAATTAAACCCAGCTGTGTGCCATGATTGCCTTCTCCTTTCTGCATATCTCTATCAGTATTACTTTTATAAACACAGCTTTCAGATTTGTGCGATGGACAAGACAAATGCATAGATAATTTATCACAACCAAACATTCATGAATGACGAGGTATGAGGAAGAGGAACCAAGTGAATCAAGAAAATTTGGCATAAATAATTCAATTAACTAGTTAACAATGACTGAACTTGATAATTTAAACCTGCCTCAAATCTACCCTACAAATTCACAGACTGATACGACAAATTCACAGAAAGACAATGAAAACTTTTAATTTCCTCCTGGAATTAGGGATGCATAGAAATATGCAGAGCAAAACCCAATGTTACTGTGACGAGTTCATGTGAAATCTTTAGAACTCAAGCGCATGCACTGCACTACAGACTGGGACAGCATCAATATGATATGCTTGCAGTCCTGTAGGCTAGTTCATGTGAAAAAGATAAAGGAGACACTGTAGAAGTAACGGGTCACCAGAACCCGTCACTTaggagtcataagtgacgggtcctgTTACGTAATGCTACTTATGTAGTCTCGGGTCGAGGCTGGACCATGACCTGTCAATTATGACTGGACATCAATAACGGATCATAAAgttactcatcactaatgacattagtgacaggtaaagttgtgacccatcactaatgaccaactcatcagtgacaggtcgttCTAgtctagtcatcagtgacgggtcataacgtTATTAATGACAGTCTCCCCAGGCTAGTCATAAGTTACAGGTGGTgttacaacctgtcactaatgactcatctCCATTATTAGAGCTGGTTAGGTACACTCTTTTATTacttaatttttctaactaaAAAAATGTATTGTGCATATCTGAAAAGATATCCAAATAGCACAGTTAGAGGTTAGGTACACTCTTTTAGGTACACTCTTTTTGCTCATCATATCGTTCTTTGAgtgatatgtaaatatttaTGAGGAAGATCAGAACAATGTGCGGTTGATATTTCGAATAATGTGTCAATatgtgatatgtaaataatgCCTATAATATTGTTTACTTTGTACATTATAAAGTGTGTATGTCGTATCATGACGACAGTTAGGAAGAAAAATAGCTTCTCAAAGGGGAGAAAGGGTCACACAGacggttttaaaaaaaatgtctaTGACACCTTTTACAAACGGGTTTCAACAAGAACTGTCTGTGACTCTTACTACTCACAGACGACTTTTTAAAAAATCCGTCTATGTGTATCTCTGTTACAGATAGAGTTGTAATTGTCTGTAATAAGGTTAATATCACAGACATTTTTGCAAAGACAGAATCAATAACCGGCtgtgatagggtttaaaatTTATCTATAGTAATCTGTTCTGAGGTGTCCACATTTTTTATTGGGCTAGGAGTTGTACTTACACTATCTAAATATGAATGAAAGTTTCAATGCACGAATTCTAGAAAGACAAGCAAAAACAACGGAGAGATTATATCACATTTCCTGGAAAAAAAGGAATAGATATTGGATTGGGCTTCAATGAAAGTTGGAACAACAATGCAACATACATATCTAACAAAGATGTTTAGTTGCTCCATATTTTTAAGTTCGTTCATTTCTATATTAATTCCAGTCGTGTGTACTTGAAACCAACCTAAGAGATTACGTGCACTAAAGTGATTATATTTACGAGTGCCGGTGATTACAAGAATCAAGAGTTTACACTAAGAAATGTCGTGAGTAAATTGAAACAATTTAAGAAATACAAAGAGGAAAAAAGATTATTATATACCATTTTCAAGAAAAACATAATTATGATCCAATAAACACTTGCATCATGGCATGCATGGTCCATCTCATAGCACTTACTGCGTTATATTACTGGAAGCAAATACTACGTGCATGTTTATAACTGATATAATTAAAGCGCCTGTCTTCAAGCTGGAGTTTTATTCCAGGTACCATCCGTGGACCAGCAGCACTGAAGGCTGCCTTTCACATAATCCGACCGCCTAGCATGGCTTCGTGCAGATGCAGCGGCGCCGGAAGGGGCTGCAGTCACCGCTGGAGAAACCCTCACTCCGGCACATGCTGGCGCAGTTTTCATTATCCGTCAGGCATATCCCCTGGAACTTGGTGCTCTTCGCCTCGCAGTTCCTTGCCAGCGCTGGCGCCACCTCTGACAACACATATAAGAAATGCATTAGTGGGGTATACTTAAGACTATATATAAGAAATGCATTAGTGGGGTATACTTAAGAATATATATACAGTGCCACATTGACCATAGGTAAATGCATACCACATTAGATAATGGACCTAATCTCTCCCAGTTGTTTATCCAAATGCCTGCCAAACTTCAGCTAGATCTAGCCAAGCCATATCACATTCTCCAGGAGAAGTCATG harbors:
- the LOC133889678 gene encoding defensin Ec-AMP-D1-like; the protein is MGSSRKFFPAVVILLLLVVMATEVAPALARNCEAKSTKFQGICLTDNENCASMCRSEGFSSGDCSPFRRRCICTKPC